The Solanum lycopersicum chromosome 6, SLM_r2.1 genome has a window encoding:
- the LOC101246259 gene encoding zinc finger protein ZAT1, translated as MSMEKHKCKLCSRIFTSGKAMGGHMRSHLRTLPLPPKTPPQKQDSGGGGGRSESTLSLYSLKEEEDGEEIGEEKHLGYGLRENPKKSSRIVDPEFLDAGSVVHDRDQSETESTKKPTRRRSKRTRRMFVSDEAAVDDHPEVKKEKSAEFEPVSSFSDTSPEEDIAVCLMMLSKDVWRNSKFRDQNSKEKYQCEICNKVLKSSQALGSHKTIHKKNNSEEQNQGKSRELRLKNVDEKLHECPFCGKIFGSGQALGGHKRTHILSSSITASSSSKVGDSLMDSSSAKFPFGFIDLNMPAPMEDEDFSH; from the coding sequence ATGAGTATGGAGAAGCATAAATGTAAGCTCTGTTCAAGGATATTCACAAGTGGTAAAGCTATGGGTGGTCACATGAGGTCCCATTTGAGGACTCTCCCACTTCCACCAAAAACTCCGCCGCAGAAACAGGATTCCGGTGGAGGCGGAGGCCGGAGCGAGTCAACTCTGTCGCTCTATTCgttgaaagaagaagaagatggggAGGAAATCGGGGAAGAGAAACATTTGGGTTATGGGTTAAGAGAGAATCCGAAGAAGAGTTCAAGGATTGTAGATCCTGAGTTTTTGGATGCTGGGTCAGTTGTACATGACAGGGATCAAAGTGAAACGGAGTCAACAAAGAAGCCAACTCGGAGGAGATCTAAGAGAACTCGAAGAATGTTTGTATCAGATGAAGCTGCTGTTGATGATCATCCAGAGGTGAAAAAAGAGAAATCAGCTGAATTTGAACCTGTAAGTTCGTTTTCCGATACTTCCCCTGAAGAAGACATTGCTGTTTGTCTAATGATGCTTTCTAAAGATGTCTGGAGAAATTCGAAATTTAGGGATCAAAATTCTAAGGAGAAGTACCAATGTGAGATTTGTAACAAAGTGTTGAAATCATCTCAAGCTTTAGGAAGTCACAAGACGATCCACAAGAAGAACAATTCTGAAGAACAGAACCAGGGTAAGTCGAGGGAATTGAGATTGAAGAATGTGGATGAGAAATTGCATGAATGTCCATTTTGTGGAAAAATATTTGGGTCAGGACAAGCACTTGGTGGACACAAAAGAACACATATATTGAGTTCATCGATCACtgcttcttcttcatcaaaagTTGGTGATAGCTTAATGGATTCAAGTTCTGCTAAATTCCCATTTGGGTTTATAGATCTTAACATGCCTGCTCCAATGGAAGATGAAGATTTTAGCCATTAG